The following proteins are co-located in the Microbacterium sp. SORGH_AS_0888 genome:
- a CDS encoding FtsW/RodA/SpoVE family cell cycle protein, giving the protein MTQTPPAVSTDTAVMRALKRIRVPQKLRNRELTMLLFALVVSGAAVALVQVGVLGTIDPSFLYYCGVLAALALALHVVLRFVARDADPFVLPIGTVLTGLGLAMIYRIDIGDGLQGWDAASTRQLAWAGIAYALAIAVVLGLRNYRVLFRYTYVSGFIGVALLLLPLVPGLGTDANADVWVSLGFFSFQPGELAKIALAIFFAGYLVRTRESLTSVGTRFLGMTWPRARELGPMLVIWLISLGIIVVQRDLGTGLLIFGMFIAMLYVATGKTSWVLLGVVLAGAGAFAASRALPYVGERFTNWLDAFNPDLMDNSSYQLVQGIFGLAHGGIIGTGLGQGRPGLTPLSQSDYIFPSLGEELGLIGVFAILCLYMVFTSRGIRIGVAGQDDFGKLLATGMAFTIALQVFIMVGGVTRVIPLTGLTTPFLAAGGSSLVANWIIVAILLRISDAVRNQPRAVIG; this is encoded by the coding sequence ATGACCCAGACCCCGCCCGCCGTCAGCACCGACACGGCGGTCATGCGCGCGCTCAAGCGCATCCGCGTGCCGCAGAAGCTCCGCAACCGCGAGCTGACGATGCTCCTGTTCGCCCTCGTCGTGAGCGGCGCGGCCGTGGCGCTCGTCCAGGTCGGTGTGCTGGGGACGATCGACCCGAGCTTCCTGTACTACTGCGGGGTGCTGGCGGCGCTCGCCCTGGCGCTGCACGTCGTGCTGCGCTTCGTCGCGCGCGACGCCGACCCGTTCGTCCTCCCGATCGGCACGGTCCTCACCGGCCTCGGCCTCGCCATGATCTACCGCATCGACATCGGCGACGGACTCCAGGGATGGGATGCGGCATCCACCCGTCAGCTCGCGTGGGCCGGCATCGCCTATGCGCTGGCCATCGCGGTCGTGCTCGGGTTGCGCAACTACCGCGTGCTGTTCCGCTACACGTACGTCTCCGGCTTCATCGGCGTCGCGCTGCTGCTCCTGCCCCTCGTGCCCGGTCTCGGGACGGACGCGAACGCGGACGTCTGGGTCTCGCTCGGGTTCTTCTCCTTCCAGCCGGGCGAGCTCGCGAAGATCGCGCTGGCGATCTTCTTCGCCGGCTACCTGGTGCGCACCCGCGAGAGCCTCACCTCCGTCGGCACCCGCTTCCTCGGGATGACGTGGCCGCGCGCCCGTGAGCTCGGACCGATGCTGGTCATCTGGCTCATCTCGCTCGGCATCATCGTCGTGCAGCGCGATCTCGGCACCGGTCTGCTGATCTTCGGCATGTTCATCGCGATGCTGTACGTCGCGACGGGCAAGACGAGCTGGGTCCTTCTCGGAGTCGTGCTCGCCGGCGCGGGAGCGTTCGCCGCGTCGCGGGCGCTGCCCTACGTCGGCGAGCGGTTCACGAACTGGCTCGACGCGTTCAACCCCGACCTCATGGACAACAGCAGCTACCAGCTCGTCCAGGGCATCTTCGGCCTCGCCCACGGCGGGATCATCGGAACCGGGCTCGGCCAGGGCCGGCCCGGGCTGACGCCGCTGTCGCAGAGCGACTACATCTTCCCGAGCCTCGGCGAGGAGCTGGGACTCATCGGCGTCTTCGCGATCCTGTGCCTGTACATGGTGTTCACCAGCCGCGGCATCCGGATCGGGGTCGCAGGACAGGACGACTTCGGCAAGCTGCTGGCGACGGGGATGGCGTTCACGATCGCCCTGCAGGTGTTCATCATGGTCGGCGGCGTCACCCGCGTCATCCCCCTCACCGGTCTCACGACGCCCTTCCTCGCGGCGGGCGGATCCTCGCTCGTGGCGAACTGGATCATCGTGGCGATCCTCCTGCGCATCTCCGACGCCGTGCGCAACCAGCCGCGGGCGGTGATCGGATGA
- a CDS encoding penicillin-binding protein 2 yields MTKQLRRLSVLMLAMFLVLFGSTSIIQVVQANSLAANAENKRAIYDSYKVQRGSIIASGTAIATSVPSDDVYSWQRVYTDAPMWAPVTGYINSVLGSATGIEQAENQALSGTGGSQFLSRVEQIFTGQSPQGSNVVLTLDAKVQKAAYDALGSLQGAVIAIQPSTGRILAMVTSPSFDTNLLASHDTAAVNTTYDQLTAAANQPMANRAIAGNLNPPGSTFKLVTVSAALASGKYTPQSTFPNPASYTLPGTTTSISNAGGGTCGGGDVVTIADALRLSCNIPMAELAVQLGHEAIKAEAEKYGFNTSFNTPLASTPSSYPRTIVDDAQTALSGFGQGQVIATPLQMAMVSAGIANGGVVMNPQMVDQVIGPDLSVQQPFTASTFGTSLDASLNAQLVQMMVANVDNGAASNARIDGVQVAGKTGTAENGDTKPYSLWFTGFAPANDPQVAVAVVVEDGGGQGQSGSGNTIASPIAKKVMEAVLGK; encoded by the coding sequence ATGACCAAGCAGCTGCGACGCCTCAGCGTCCTCATGCTCGCGATGTTCCTCGTGCTGTTCGGATCGACGAGCATCATCCAGGTCGTGCAGGCGAACTCCCTCGCCGCCAACGCCGAGAACAAGCGGGCGATCTACGACTCCTACAAGGTCCAGCGCGGATCGATCATCGCCAGCGGGACGGCGATCGCGACATCCGTCCCCTCGGACGACGTCTACAGCTGGCAGCGGGTGTACACCGACGCGCCGATGTGGGCGCCGGTGACGGGGTACATCAACTCGGTGCTGGGCTCGGCGACGGGGATCGAGCAGGCGGAGAACCAGGCGCTGTCGGGAACGGGCGGATCGCAGTTCCTCTCCCGGGTCGAGCAGATCTTCACAGGCCAGTCCCCGCAGGGCTCGAACGTCGTGCTGACCCTCGACGCGAAGGTGCAGAAGGCGGCCTACGACGCCCTCGGCAGCCTGCAGGGCGCCGTCATCGCGATCCAGCCCTCGACGGGTCGGATCCTCGCGATGGTGACGAGCCCGAGCTTCGACACCAACCTGCTCGCCTCGCACGACACGGCAGCCGTCAACACCACCTACGACCAGCTCACGGCGGCTGCGAACCAGCCCATGGCCAACCGGGCGATCGCCGGCAACCTCAACCCGCCGGGCTCCACCTTCAAGCTCGTGACCGTCTCGGCCGCCCTCGCCTCGGGCAAGTACACGCCGCAGTCGACGTTCCCGAATCCGGCGTCCTACACGCTGCCGGGAACGACGACCAGCATCAGCAACGCCGGCGGCGGGACCTGCGGCGGCGGGGATGTCGTGACGATCGCCGATGCGCTGCGCCTCTCGTGCAACATCCCCATGGCGGAGCTCGCGGTGCAGCTGGGTCACGAGGCGATCAAGGCCGAAGCCGAGAAGTACGGTTTCAACACCTCGTTCAACACGCCGCTGGCATCGACGCCGTCGAGCTACCCCCGCACCATCGTCGACGACGCGCAGACGGCGCTCAGCGGTTTCGGGCAGGGGCAGGTGATCGCGACCCCGCTGCAGATGGCGATGGTGTCGGCGGGCATCGCGAACGGGGGCGTGGTCATGAACCCGCAGATGGTCGACCAGGTGATCGGTCCCGACCTGTCGGTGCAGCAGCCCTTCACCGCGTCGACCTTCGGGACCTCGCTCGACGCGAGCCTGAATGCACAGCTCGTGCAGATGATGGTGGCCAACGTCGATAACGGCGCCGCCTCGAATGCAAGAATAGACGGGGTCCAGGTCGCGGGTAAGACCGGTACGGCCGAGAACGGCGACACCAAGCCGTACTCGCTGTGGTTCACCGGGTTCGCTCCCGCAAACGATCCTCAGGTCGCCGTAGCGGTCGTCGTCGAGGATGGCGGCGGACAAGGACAGTCGGGTAGCGGCAACACCATCGCCTCTCCCATAGCGAAAAAGGTCATGGAGGCGGTGCTGGGCAAATGA
- a CDS encoding protein kinase, protein MRPTQGATFGGRYELESRIAIGGMGEVWEATDHVIGRTVAIKILKDEYMGDPGFLERFRAEARHAALVNHEGIASVFDYGEENGSAFLVMELVPGEALSTIIEREGSLSTDKTLDVVAQTASALQAAHAAGLVHRDIKPGNLLITPDGRVKITDFGIARIADQVPLTATGQVMGTVQYLSPEQASGHPATPSTDIYSLGIVAYECLAGKRPFTGESQVAIAMAQINEQPPPLPPTVAEPVQNLVMAMIAKKPEDRPASAAAVSRAAIALRRGDVAAAAAAVPAIAAGLSADDATQLLGVSDTSTATQLLPGAGVAAAAAAPERRKRSPWTWPLVALIVILLVVLGGTIWALFGGRDSDAQPPATTNTSNVPTQPTTPSTSPTSARVNVGSLNLVGQTCDEATKTVTAAGLASTCNPGDEATSADQIGKIYSVSPQGNVDRGTVLTLTYYGAQSALPTPAVATLPSSARAGSTIQVTWNGYQGCPSGSGTVKGYTFTATNATFASTGQSTATFGANDRSAQLLVAENPGQSVVITYTVTCTGNSGDRTSGSSDPASAMITSGSTPTPTPTST, encoded by the coding sequence ATGAGACCGACCCAGGGTGCGACGTTCGGCGGACGCTACGAGCTCGAATCGCGGATTGCGATCGGCGGGATGGGCGAGGTGTGGGAGGCGACCGACCACGTCATCGGCCGCACCGTCGCCATCAAGATCCTCAAAGACGAATACATGGGCGACCCGGGGTTCCTCGAGCGCTTCCGCGCCGAGGCGCGGCACGCGGCCCTGGTGAACCACGAGGGGATCGCCAGCGTCTTCGACTACGGCGAGGAGAACGGCTCGGCGTTCCTCGTGATGGAGCTGGTCCCGGGCGAAGCGCTGTCCACGATCATCGAGCGCGAGGGATCGCTGTCGACCGACAAGACCCTCGACGTCGTCGCGCAGACCGCGTCCGCGCTCCAGGCCGCCCACGCCGCCGGCCTCGTCCACCGCGACATCAAGCCGGGAAACCTGCTCATCACCCCCGACGGACGTGTGAAGATCACGGACTTCGGCATCGCGCGCATCGCCGACCAGGTGCCGTTGACGGCCACGGGACAGGTCATGGGCACCGTCCAGTACCTCTCGCCGGAGCAGGCGTCGGGCCATCCCGCGACGCCGTCGACCGACATCTACTCGCTCGGCATCGTCGCGTACGAGTGCCTGGCGGGCAAGCGTCCGTTCACGGGCGAGTCGCAGGTCGCGATCGCGATGGCGCAGATCAACGAGCAGCCGCCGCCTCTGCCCCCGACCGTCGCGGAGCCGGTTCAGAACCTCGTCATGGCGATGATCGCGAAGAAGCCGGAGGATCGGCCGGCATCCGCAGCCGCCGTCTCGCGCGCAGCGATCGCGCTGCGACGTGGCGACGTGGCGGCCGCGGCCGCCGCCGTGCCGGCCATCGCCGCCGGCCTGTCCGCCGATGACGCGACCCAGCTGCTCGGCGTGAGCGACACCTCCACGGCGACCCAGCTGCTGCCCGGCGCCGGCGTGGCCGCCGCCGCGGCGGCGCCCGAGAGACGAAAGCGCAGCCCCTGGACCTGGCCGCTGGTGGCGCTCATCGTCATCCTTCTGGTCGTGCTCGGAGGAACGATCTGGGCTCTCTTCGGCGGCCGCGACTCGGACGCGCAGCCGCCCGCGACGACGAACACCTCGAACGTGCCGACGCAGCCCACGACCCCGTCGACGAGCCCGACGTCGGCGCGCGTCAACGTCGGTTCGCTCAACCTCGTGGGTCAGACCTGCGACGAGGCGACCAAGACCGTCACCGCAGCGGGCCTGGCGTCCACCTGCAACCCGGGCGACGAGGCGACGAGCGCAGACCAGATCGGCAAGATCTACAGCGTGAGCCCGCAGGGCAACGTCGACAGGGGAACGGTTCTCACGCTGACGTACTACGGCGCGCAGTCCGCCCTTCCGACTCCGGCCGTGGCAACGCTCCCCTCGTCGGCCCGCGCGGGCAGCACGATCCAGGTGACCTGGAACGGCTACCAGGGATGCCCCTCGGGCAGCGGCACGGTCAAGGGCTACACCTTCACGGCCACCAACGCGACGTTCGCCTCGACCGGTCAGTCCACGGCGACCTTCGGTGCCAACGACCGCAGCGCCCAGCTGCTCGTCGCGGAGAACCCCGGTCAGTCGGTCGTGATCACCTACACCGTCACCTGCACCGGCAACTCCGGCGACCGCACCTCGGGCTCGTCGGACCCCGCCTCGGCCATGATCACGTCCGGGTCCACCCCGACCCCGACCCCGACGTCGACCTGA
- the pknB gene encoding Stk1 family PASTA domain-containing Ser/Thr kinase — protein MIDAARVLAGRYRVDELIGRGGMASVYRGYDTTLGRDVALKLLKRELADDATFRTRFRLEAQAASRMAHPAVVRVFDAGEDVETAPDGTDHPVPYIVMELVEGTLLKDLVADGPLPAADAVRYVDGILEALEYSHRAGVVHRDIKPGNVMVTAAGQVKVMDFGIARAVSDSSSTVAETTAILGTAAYFSPEQAKGEPVDGRADLYSTGVVLYELLTGRQPFRGDTPVAVAYQHVSEAPVPPSELVPELPKGLDPVVLRALAKDPFQRYQDAASFRSALETALTGKAPTKRQLGALTNELYGPNPRQAAETARTLRQLSTDSTMKRTQPGPPAAWIWAGVAVLAVLLVSVLFWVMSIRTGNEVASAARTVPDVTSMTYDRAVALLQQQGLSAERQDVTDDQIAVGNVVRTDPGAGTSVTAGQQVSVYVSSGKRTVAVPTLVGISQQNAQDALTKAGLTVGTITPVNDPQLAAGSVMSAEVAGSPVETGEALPLGTAINLRVASGKVVLADVTGYTVDAATRQLQSIGLTVTTAEDPQCKATPTPTVKVMSLAPGEVPIHSEITLTVCSG, from the coding sequence GTGATCGATGCGGCGCGCGTGCTCGCCGGCCGGTACCGGGTCGATGAGCTCATCGGCCGCGGCGGGATGGCGAGCGTCTACCGCGGTTACGACACGACCCTCGGCCGCGACGTCGCCCTGAAGCTGCTCAAGCGCGAGCTCGCGGACGATGCGACGTTCCGCACGCGCTTCCGCCTCGAGGCGCAGGCCGCGTCGCGCATGGCGCACCCGGCCGTTGTCCGCGTCTTCGACGCGGGCGAGGATGTCGAGACCGCGCCCGACGGCACGGATCACCCCGTCCCCTACATCGTGATGGAGCTCGTCGAGGGCACCCTCCTGAAGGACCTCGTCGCCGACGGGCCGCTTCCCGCGGCGGATGCGGTCCGCTACGTGGACGGCATCCTCGAAGCCCTGGAGTACTCGCACCGCGCCGGCGTCGTGCACCGCGACATCAAGCCCGGCAACGTCATGGTGACCGCCGCGGGCCAGGTCAAGGTGATGGACTTCGGCATCGCGCGCGCCGTGTCGGACTCCTCCTCGACGGTCGCGGAGACGACCGCGATCCTCGGCACGGCCGCGTACTTCTCGCCAGAGCAGGCCAAGGGCGAGCCGGTCGACGGCCGCGCCGATCTCTACTCGACGGGCGTCGTCCTCTACGAGCTGCTCACCGGCCGACAGCCGTTCCGCGGGGACACCCCGGTGGCGGTCGCCTACCAGCACGTGAGCGAGGCGCCGGTTCCCCCCTCGGAGCTGGTTCCCGAGCTGCCGAAGGGCCTCGACCCGGTCGTGCTGCGCGCGCTCGCGAAGGATCCGTTCCAGCGGTACCAGGACGCCGCATCGTTCCGGTCCGCGCTCGAGACGGCGCTCACCGGCAAAGCACCCACGAAGCGCCAGCTCGGCGCGCTCACGAACGAGCTCTACGGCCCGAACCCCCGTCAGGCCGCTGAGACGGCACGCACCCTCCGTCAGCTCTCGACCGACTCCACCATGAAGCGCACGCAGCCGGGACCGCCGGCGGCGTGGATCTGGGCGGGGGTGGCCGTTCTCGCCGTCCTGCTGGTCTCGGTGCTGTTCTGGGTCATGTCGATCCGCACCGGCAACGAGGTCGCCTCCGCCGCCCGCACGGTTCCCGATGTGACCAGCATGACCTACGACCGCGCGGTCGCGCTGCTGCAGCAGCAGGGTCTGTCGGCCGAGCGTCAGGACGTCACGGACGACCAGATCGCCGTCGGGAACGTCGTGCGCACGGATCCCGGCGCAGGGACGAGTGTGACAGCCGGCCAGCAGGTCAGCGTGTACGTGTCGAGCGGCAAGCGCACGGTGGCGGTGCCCACGCTCGTCGGGATCAGCCAGCAGAACGCGCAGGACGCGCTGACCAAGGCGGGTCTCACGGTCGGCACGATCACCCCGGTGAACGATCCGCAGCTGGCGGCCGGTTCGGTCATGTCGGCCGAGGTCGCCGGAAGCCCGGTGGAGACGGGCGAGGCCCTGCCCCTCGGCACGGCGATCAACCTGCGGGTCGCGAGCGGCAAGGTGGTGCTGGCCGACGTCACCGGATACACGGTCGATGCCGCGACCCGTCAGCTCCAGTCGATCGGCCTCACCGTGACGACGGCAGAGGATCCGCAGTGCAAGGCGACGCCGACGCCGACCGTGAAGGTCATGTCCCTCGCGCCGGGCGAGGTGCCGATCCACTCCGAGATCACGCTGACGGTGTGCTCGGGCTGA
- a CDS encoding aminodeoxychorismate/anthranilate synthase component II: MSAPVRVLMVDNHDSFVHTLVGYLTELGARVDIVEADEIDPDAASSAIAEYDGVVVSPGPGSPEHAGASVAVVRAAAAHRRPLLGVCLGHQAITVAFGGTVARAPELMHGMTSETSHDDSALFRGIPSPFTVGRYHSLAAVDTDLPAQLRVTARSEAGTIMAVSHVSLPIAGVQFHPESVLTDHGYRLLGNWLSELGDTDAAVRGAELSPHRGRVSPSTPSA; the protein is encoded by the coding sequence GTGAGCGCTCCCGTCCGGGTGCTCATGGTCGACAACCACGACAGCTTCGTCCACACCCTGGTCGGCTATCTCACGGAGCTCGGCGCCCGCGTCGACATCGTGGAGGCGGACGAGATCGACCCGGATGCCGCATCCTCGGCGATCGCGGAGTACGACGGTGTCGTGGTCTCCCCCGGGCCCGGCTCGCCCGAGCACGCGGGTGCCTCGGTCGCCGTCGTGCGCGCGGCAGCGGCGCACCGCAGGCCGCTGCTGGGCGTCTGTCTCGGACATCAGGCCATCACGGTCGCGTTCGGCGGCACCGTCGCTCGCGCGCCGGAGCTCATGCACGGCATGACCTCCGAGACCTCGCACGACGACTCCGCGCTGTTCCGCGGCATCCCCTCGCCGTTCACGGTGGGGCGCTATCACTCGCTCGCCGCCGTGGACACCGACCTGCCCGCGCAGCTGAGGGTGACCGCGCGCAGCGAGGCCGGCACGATCATGGCGGTCTCGCACGTGTCGCTGCCCATCGCGGGCGTGCAGTTCCACCCGGAGAGCGTGCTGACCGATCACGGGTACCGGCTGCTCGGGAACTGGCTGAGCGAGCTCGGCGACACGGACGCCGCCGTCCGCGGTGCGGAGCTCTCGCCCCACCGCGGACGGGTCAGCCCGAGCACACCGTCAGCGTGA
- a CDS encoding class E sortase, whose amino-acid sequence MTDTLAPETRRSRAGRRRRRVSVVGVVGELLITFGIVALLYVAWQLWIGDVIYGVERAAEARSLSEQWQQQYEASQAASPSPDPSASPSASAAPVVPVLAEAAEGQVFGNLYVPRFGGDYVRQIAGGVTRPTTLDPIGVGHYDGTPMPGSVGNVSFAAHRTTFSAPFNQIANLHVGDAIVIETADGWYTYRFRTLEYVTPDAVDVLLPVPRQPGVQANGSYLTMTSCSPMYSMTERIVAYSVFDSFTPRAAGAPAALTQGVS is encoded by the coding sequence GTGACCGACACTCTTGCGCCCGAGACGCGGCGTTCGCGCGCGGGCAGACGCCGCCGCCGCGTGAGTGTCGTCGGGGTCGTCGGAGAGCTCCTCATCACGTTCGGGATCGTCGCGCTGCTCTACGTCGCCTGGCAGCTGTGGATCGGCGACGTGATCTACGGCGTCGAGCGCGCGGCCGAGGCGCGGAGCCTGTCGGAGCAGTGGCAGCAGCAGTACGAGGCGTCACAGGCGGCGTCCCCGAGCCCGGACCCGAGCGCGAGCCCCTCCGCGAGTGCGGCGCCGGTCGTTCCCGTGCTGGCCGAGGCGGCCGAGGGCCAGGTCTTCGGCAACCTCTACGTCCCGCGTTTCGGGGGGGACTACGTCCGCCAGATCGCCGGCGGCGTGACCCGGCCGACCACGCTCGACCCCATCGGCGTCGGGCACTACGACGGCACGCCGATGCCGGGGAGCGTCGGAAACGTGTCGTTCGCGGCGCACCGCACGACCTTCTCGGCACCGTTCAACCAGATCGCCAATCTCCACGTGGGTGACGCGATCGTCATCGAGACCGCCGACGGCTGGTACACCTACCGCTTCCGCACGCTGGAGTACGTGACCCCTGACGCGGTCGATGTGCTGCTCCCCGTGCCGCGGCAGCCGGGAGTCCAGGCCAACGGGAGCTACTTGACCATGACCAGTTGCAGCCCCATGTACTCCATGACGGAACGGATCGTCGCCTACAGCGTGTTCGACTCGTTCACGCCGCGTGCCGCGGGTGCGCCCGCCGCGCTGACCCAGGGCGTGTCCTGA
- a CDS encoding cell division protein CrgA encodes MARVDKDEDQTGTGEPAPNPVWFKPIMIGLMLIGLVWVLVFYLSNTALPIPDIGAWNLVIGFGIAFVGFLMTTRWR; translated from the coding sequence ATGGCGCGCGTGGACAAGGACGAGGACCAGACCGGCACGGGCGAGCCCGCCCCCAACCCCGTGTGGTTCAAGCCGATCATGATCGGTCTCATGCTGATCGGGCTCGTCTGGGTCCTGGTCTTCTACCTCAGCAACACCGCGCTCCCGATCCCCGACATCGGCGCGTGGAACCTCGTGATCGGCTTCGGCATCGCCTTCGTGGGGTTCCTGATGACGACGCGCTGGCGCTGA
- a CDS encoding rhomboid family intramembrane serine protease — MTTPEFTRNRENYCYRHPDRQSFVLCQRCLRTICPECQTPAAVGVICPECMAEQRREQTPAQRRAERRWSRSAPVAAVSSGQPVVTYTVIAICFGVYVLQLVLGPQVGQWLLFSAGYLYPQITGVFEPWRLLTSAFAHSSFWHVGLNMLSLWMIGRILEPLLGRGRFLALYLLSAIGGSVGVALLAPSSAVVGASGAIFGLFGALVIIARHLGANLAGILIVVGINLAIGFVPGMGISWQAHVGGLVTGALVGLVLARTRRRDQRALQIGLLAGLGIVLLLLLLLPPVIYG; from the coding sequence GTGACCACTCCGGAGTTCACGCGGAACCGCGAGAACTACTGCTACCGCCATCCCGACCGGCAGAGCTTCGTGCTGTGCCAGCGATGCCTGCGCACGATCTGCCCCGAATGCCAGACGCCGGCGGCGGTCGGGGTCATCTGCCCCGAGTGCATGGCGGAGCAGCGGCGCGAGCAGACGCCCGCCCAGCGGCGTGCCGAGCGGCGCTGGTCACGCTCGGCGCCGGTGGCGGCCGTCTCCTCGGGTCAGCCGGTCGTCACCTACACGGTCATCGCGATCTGCTTCGGCGTCTACGTGCTGCAGCTCGTGCTCGGTCCGCAGGTCGGGCAGTGGCTCCTGTTCAGCGCCGGCTACCTGTACCCCCAGATCACCGGTGTCTTCGAGCCGTGGCGGCTGTTGACGTCCGCCTTCGCGCACTCGTCGTTCTGGCACGTGGGGCTGAACATGCTCTCACTGTGGATGATCGGGCGGATCCTCGAGCCCCTCCTGGGCCGGGGCCGTTTCCTGGCGCTGTACCTGCTGAGCGCGATCGGCGGCTCGGTGGGTGTCGCGCTGCTGGCTCCCTCGTCTGCCGTGGTCGGTGCCTCCGGCGCGATCTTCGGGCTGTTCGGGGCGCTCGTGATCATCGCGCGTCACCTCGGCGCCAACCTCGCCGGCATCCTCATCGTCGTCGGGATCAACCTCGCGATCGGCTTCGTTCCCGGCATGGGGATCTCCTGGCAGGCCCATGTCGGCGGCCTGGTGACCGGCGCGCTCGTCGGCCTCGTGCTGGCGAGGACGCGTCGTCGCGATCAGCGCGCGCTGCAGATCGGCCTGCTCGCGGGGCTCGGCATCGTCCTGCTCCTGCTTCTGCTCCTCCCGCCGGTCATCTACGGGTAG
- a CDS encoding peptidylprolyl isomerase has product MVTPSATATIHTNHGDILVNLFGDQAPRTVKNFIGLADGTGEWTDPATGKPGEGPLYTDVIFHRIIPGFMIQGGDPLGQGTGGPGYNFDDEIHPELTFQQPYLLAMANAGLRRNAITGAVQGTNGSQFFITTDPTPWLQGKHTIFGEVADDASRAVVDEIAAVPTGAGDRPVEPVVISSIDIAAA; this is encoded by the coding sequence ATGGTCACACCCTCCGCCACCGCGACGATCCACACCAACCACGGCGACATCCTCGTCAACCTCTTCGGGGACCAGGCGCCCCGCACCGTGAAGAACTTCATCGGTCTCGCCGATGGCACAGGCGAGTGGACGGACCCCGCGACAGGAAAGCCCGGAGAGGGCCCGCTGTACACCGACGTGATCTTCCACCGCATCATCCCCGGGTTCATGATCCAGGGCGGCGACCCGCTCGGGCAGGGCACCGGCGGCCCGGGCTACAACTTCGACGACGAGATCCACCCGGAGCTCACCTTCCAGCAGCCGTACCTGCTCGCCATGGCCAACGCAGGCCTGCGTCGCAATGCCATCACGGGCGCTGTGCAGGGCACCAACGGCTCGCAGTTCTTCATCACGACCGACCCGACACCGTGGCTGCAGGGCAAGCACACGATCTTCGGCGAGGTCGCGGACGACGCGTCCCGCGCGGTCGTCGACGAGATCGCCGCGGTGCCGACGGGTGCCGGTGACCGGCCGGTCGAGCCCGTCGTCATCTCGTCGATCGACATCGCGGCCGCCTGA
- a CDS encoding DNA helicase: protein MSLSRKRKKELRKLQNHANKLWESQQVLVGEAADVAREAGRQLGNFNREQFVPAVQDGYHRYAEPYVSRGLSAGRRVLTDGVIPATGAVVGGALSVWDAANDTRSRIASGRGFALPDSAALQKKAAKYGKKTSKKLSARLAALEPKKKGIGAGGVIALILGGLAAAGVAYAAWQTLRADDELWVADDPLRAPDA from the coding sequence GTGAGCCTCAGCCGTAAGCGCAAGAAGGAGCTGCGCAAGCTCCAGAACCACGCGAACAAGCTCTGGGAGTCACAGCAGGTCCTGGTCGGCGAGGCGGCTGACGTCGCTCGCGAGGCCGGACGCCAGCTCGGGAACTTCAACCGCGAGCAGTTCGTGCCCGCTGTGCAGGACGGATACCACCGCTACGCGGAGCCCTACGTCTCGCGCGGGCTCTCGGCGGGTCGCCGCGTGCTGACGGATGGCGTCATCCCCGCGACGGGCGCCGTGGTCGGGGGCGCGCTCTCGGTATGGGACGCCGCCAACGACACCCGGTCGCGCATCGCATCCGGGCGCGGCTTCGCGCTGCCCGACTCCGCAGCCCTCCAGAAGAAGGCGGCGAAGTACGGCAAGAAGACCTCGAAGAAGCTCTCCGCTCGCCTGGCGGCGCTCGAGCCGAAGAAGAAGGGCATCGGCGCCGGCGGCGTCATCGCTCTCATCCTCGGAGGTCTGGCGGCCGCGGGCGTCGCCTATGCGGCCTGGCAGACCCTGCGCGCCGACGACGAGCTCTGGGTCGCGGACGACCCGCTGCGCGCCCCCGACGCGTGA
- a CDS encoding aminoacyl-tRNA deacylase, with protein sequence MSTEDPTERVRHAASALGLPVEFRERGAASSLAEAAALLGVTPADIVKTLVVKRSDGTYLFALVPGDREIEWPKLRAVVGVNKLRLPDAADALAATGYERGTIVPLGATTAWPVFADERIRGRRVAMGAGAHGYSVFVEADALLSALEATVADISRAAD encoded by the coding sequence GTGAGCACGGAGGATCCGACGGAGCGGGTGCGGCATGCCGCATCCGCTCTCGGTCTTCCGGTCGAGTTCCGTGAACGGGGCGCGGCATCGAGCCTGGCGGAGGCGGCGGCGCTGCTGGGCGTCACCCCCGCCGACATCGTCAAGACGCTCGTCGTCAAGCGCAGCGACGGCACCTATCTGTTCGCGCTGGTTCCCGGGGACCGCGAGATCGAATGGCCGAAGCTGCGCGCCGTCGTCGGCGTCAACAAGCTTCGTCTCCCGGATGCGGCGGATGCCCTCGCGGCCACCGGGTACGAGCGGGGCACGATCGTGCCGCTGGGCGCGACGACGGCATGGCCCGTGTTCGCGGACGAGCGGATCCGCGGCCGCCGGGTGGCCATGGGCGCGGGAGCCCACGGCTACAGCGTGTTCGTCGAGGCCGACGCCCTCCTCTCGGCGCTCGAGGCCACGGTGGCCGATATCAGCCGCGCGGCCGACTGA